In Anopheles gambiae chromosome 2, idAnoGambNW_F1_1, whole genome shotgun sequence, a single window of DNA contains:
- the LOC1273777 gene encoding neprilysin-4 has translation MRCSASSSCLRGAMELGADKPANKHDKGSLSVTAASSPAPNCGEDGGGGSGGGGGCTLGIDERTGRLQWCPGYRFVKFLFVIPAAMLPIGLLFLLLSRFQVVGSVSLAGDGHQLTEPSTTTDDLEGCGEFGYYYTEEHLTTNNNHLTEEIDWAEQTADDVERRCEPIPEKGPSESLDTDDRGLLRGIVRTSFIPSERRVLPADCLGEQAQPSTATEKAVERSEQLPRVRRSVGWMNDDRSSPESVRAAQVAIMKQYMDPDADPCDDFYQYACGNWDRVNPIPKDKAALDTFELLRESLDLVLKQLLLEGEPAGLLDVENALSTVRSQPDGTKKSTSTTTTAASAGWPTTTVTGGPAQQQLHRVRKRGRAENRNRSGRAVQNKLIIRSAQVKRVRRKRELLINDDAEMKARHLFVSCMNYELIERRGLEPLRTLLHSLGGWPVLEPHTWDESSFDWLNLTAALRRYNNDVLIVEWVGPDIKNSDENIVQFDQTSLGLPTRDYYLQPGNRKYLEAYRQFMLEVIGLLDVPADTARQATDEMIEFETQLANITSTPEERNNVSTLYRKLMLDQLQEEVPQINWTHYLTIVTERPVNGSSFVVMFAMSYMRDLVELIDQTEPRIVANYLLWRFVRHRINNLDDRFLGAKQRFSNALFGRERNPPRWKNCVTQVNANMGMAVGAMFVRRYFDENSKRDTLTMTHELQDAFREILGRTGWIDMATRQLAEQKVNAMSLRIGYPDFILDPEQLSARYATLEIHPDRYFENTLNVLSHIRRTDQEKLGQPVNKTAWHTAPAVVNAYYSRNKNQIMFPAGILQPPFYHRHLPKAINYGGIGVVIGHELTHGFDDKGRLFDRDGNLYRWWSDRAIEEFHERAACLVEQYGRYRIAEVDVQLDGENTQGENIADNGGIKQAFLAYSKWLAAQTDRRVLEAETLPGLNVTRTQLFFLNFAQIWCGAMRPEATRNKLKTAVHSPGRFRVIGTLSNSEDFAREYHCPVGSTMNPPGKCSVW, from the coding sequence ATGAGGTGTAGTGCTAGCAGCAGCTGCCTCCGAGGTGCGATGGAACTGGGTGCCGATAAACCGGCCAACAAACACGATAAGGGTTCGTTGTCAGTGACGGCGGCGTCTTCGCCGGCCCCAAACTGCGGAGAggacggtggtggcggcagcggcggcggcggtggttgCACACTCGGCATCGATGAGCGCACAGGCCGGCTGCAATGGTGCCCGGGGTATAGGTTCGTGAAGTTCCTGTTCGTGATACCGGCAGCGATGCTTCCGATCGGTTTGCTGTTTCTGCTGTTGTCTCGGTTTCAGGTGGTTGGATCGGTTAGTCTTGCCGGCGACGGCCACCAGCTAACCGAACCGTCAACGACGACGGATGATCTCGAAGGGTGCGGTGAGTTCGGGTACTACTACACCGAGGAGCATCTGACCACGAACAACAACCACCTTACCGAGGAGATCGACTGGGCGGAACAGACGGCGGACGATGTCGAACGCCGCTgtgaaccgattccggagaaGGGACCGAGCGAGAGCCTCGACACGGACGATCGTGGCCTGTTGCGGGGCATCGTGCGCACCTCGTTCATACCGTCCGAGCGACGTGTCCTGCCGGCAGATTGTTTAGGTGAACAGGCACAGCCTAGCACAGCAACGGAGAAGGCTGTGGAGCGGTCCGAGCAGCTGCCCCGTGTGAGAAGATCCGTCGGGTGGATGAACGACGACCGCAGCAGCCCGGAGAGTGTGCGGGCTGCGCAGGTCGCCATAATGAAGCAGTACATGGATCCGGACGCGGACCCGTGCGACGATTTCTACCAGTACGCCTGCGGGAACTGGGATCGGGTGAACCCGATACCGAAAGATAAGGCCGCACTGGACACGTTCGAGCTGCTGCGCGAAAGTCTCGATCTGGTGCTGAAACAACTCCTGCTCGAGGGTGAACCGGCGGGTCTGCTTGATGTAGAGAATGCGCTCTCAACCGTGCGCTCCCAACCGGACGGGACGAAAAAGAGCACAAGCACGACAACGACCGCTGCATCAGCGGGATGGCCAACGACGACGGTGACGGGTGGACCCGCACAACAACAGCTCCATCGTGTACGAAAGCGTGGCCGGGCGGAGAATCGGAACCGGTCCGGGCGTGCCGTCCAGAACAAGCTTATCATCCGCTCGGCCCAGGTAAAGCGCGTCCGCCGCAAGCGCGAACTGCTTATCAACGATGATGCCGAAATGAAGGCACGCCATCTGTTCGTGTCCTGCATGAACTACGAGCTGATCGAGCGGCGTGGCCTAGAGCCGTTGCGCACGCTGCTCCACAGCCTGGGCGGATGGCCCGTACTCGAACCGCACACCTGGGACGAGTCCAGCTTCGACTGGCTCAACCTGACGGCGGCTCTCCGGCGCTACAACAACGACGTCCTGATCGTCGAGTGGGTCGGACCGGACATTAAAAACTCCGACGAGAACATTGTGCAGTTCGATCAGACCTCACTCGGGCTGCCAACGCGCGACTACTACCTTCAACCCGGCAATCGCAAATATCTCGAGGCGTACCGGCAGTTCATGCTGGAGGTGATCGGGCTGCTGGACGTGCCGGCCGACACCGCCCGCCAGGCGACGGATGAGATGATCGAGTTCGAGACGCAGCTGGCCAACATTACCAGCACGCCGGAAGAGCGCAACAACGTGTCGACGCTCTATCGCAAGCTGATGCTGGACCAGCTGCAGGAAGAAGTGCCGCAGATCAACTGGACGCACTACCTTACGATCGTAACCGAGCGGCCAGTGAACGGGTCCAGCTTTGTGGTGATGTTCGCCATGAGCTACATGCGCGATCTGGTCGAGCTGATCGATCAAACGGAGCCGCGCATCGTGGCCAACTATCTGCTGTGGCGGTTCGTGCGCCACCGCATCAACAATCTGGACGATCGCTTTCTCGGCGCCAAGCAGCGCTTCTCGAACGCACTCTTTGGGCGAGAGCGCAATCCACCGCGCTGGAAGAACTGCGTCACGCAGGTGAACGCCAACATGGGCATGGCGGTGGGGGCCATGTTCGTGCGGCGCTACTTCGACGAGAACAGCAAGCGCGACACGCTCACGATGACGCATGAGCTGCAGGACGCGTTCCGTGAGATTCTCGGCCGCACCGGCTGGATCGATATGGCGACGCGCCAGCTGGCCGAGCAGAAGGTGAACGCGATGTCGCTGCGCATCGGCTACCCGGACTTCATACTCGATCCGGAGCAGCTGAGCGCCCGGTACGCCACGCTCGAGATACACCCGGACCGGTACTTCGAGAACACGCTGAACGTGCTCAGCCACATCCGGCGCACGGACCAGGAGAAGCTCGGCCAGCCGGTCAACAAGACGGCCTGGCACACCGCTCCGGCCGTCGTGAATGCGTACTACAGCCGCAACAAGAATCAGATCATGTTTCCGGCCGGGATACTGCAGCCTCCGTTCTACCATCGCCATCTGCCGAAGGCGATCAACTACGGCGGTATCGGGGTCGTGATTGGGCACGAGCTAACGCACGGGTTCGACGACAAGGGCCGGCTGTTCGATCGGGACGGCAATCTGTACCGGTGGTGGAGTGATCGCGCGATCGAAGAGTTCCACGAGCGGGCGGCCTGCCTGGTGGAGCAGTACGGCAGGTACAGGATCGCCGAGGTCGACGTGCAGCTGGACGGGGAAAACACGCAGGGCGAAAACATTGCCGACAATGGGGGCATCAAGCAGGCGTTCCTGGCGTACAGCAAGTGGCTCGCGGCTCAGACGGATCGGCGCGTGCTCGAGGCGGAAACGCTGCCCGGGTTGAACGTGACGCGGACGCAGCTCTTCTTTCTCAACTTTGCCCAGATCTGGTGCGGCGCGATGCGGCCGGAAGCGACGCGCAACAAGCTGAAGACGGCCGTCCACAGCCCGGGCCGGTTCCGGGTGATCGGGACGCTCTCGAACTCGGAGGACTTTGCGCGCGAATATCACTGCCCGGTCGGTAGCACCATGAACCCGCCCGGCAAGTGCAGCGTGTGGTAG